One genomic window of Desulfovibrio desulfuricans includes the following:
- a CDS encoding phage baseplate protein has protein sequence MSTNGTVITGRNLGGLQFAVVVEEQHEDKLTITEHPVEQGAKINDHAYVMPATVTIRAGVSDTAGDGKAREMYDKLLDLMRKREPISIVTGKRLYDNMLVEGVTCTTDKTTEKALLVTANCKEVIIVRTQTASVPPRSRHKNAAKTGGVADKGQKQPNSILNASAGSGGYTRPGGAAK, from the coding sequence ATGAGCACTAACGGCACTGTCATTACCGGGCGCAACCTGGGCGGCTTGCAATTTGCGGTGGTCGTGGAGGAGCAGCACGAAGATAAGCTGACGATCACCGAACACCCTGTGGAACAAGGCGCAAAGATCAACGACCACGCCTATGTTATGCCAGCCACTGTTACCATACGCGCGGGTGTGTCGGACACGGCCGGAGACGGCAAGGCGCGGGAGATGTACGACAAGCTGCTGGACCTGATGCGCAAGCGCGAGCCGATCAGCATTGTTACCGGTAAACGCCTCTATGACAATATGCTGGTTGAAGGCGTAACCTGCACCACTGATAAGACCACGGAAAAAGCCCTGCTGGTGACTGCCAACTGCAAGGAGGTCATTATCGTGCGCACACAAACGGCCAGCGTGCCGCCGCGCAGCAGGCACAAAAACGCCGCCAAGACCGGTGGCGTTGCAGATAAAGGTCAGAAGCAGCCTAACAGCATACTAAACGCCAGCGCGGGCAGCGGCGGATATACCCGTCCCGGCGGCGCGGCGAAATGA
- a CDS encoding Gp138 family membrane-puncturing spike protein has protein sequence MDRSERQNDPIESQRLALEGLQAQMWTALPGIVMGFDPVAMTVSVQPAVQGSVRDEHGKSNNVQMPLLVDVPVVFVCGGGFSLTYPIKKGDEVLVVFSSRCIDGWWQGGESTPPPSGRMHDLSDGMAIIGPRSQATKLDPPVDTENVQLRTDDGQATLTMKPDYTIEAKNPQAGVTLTPAGAITLEAADQVTIKAPQITLEGNLTTTGAGGDAGTVQMKGTISLDGSLTSTGDQVAEGKSTAHHTHPGDSGGTTGQPK, from the coding sequence ATGGACAGAAGCGAACGTCAAAATGACCCCATAGAAAGCCAGCGTCTGGCGCTGGAAGGTCTTCAGGCCCAAATGTGGACGGCCCTGCCTGGAATCGTGATGGGTTTTGACCCAGTGGCCATGACCGTCAGTGTGCAGCCCGCCGTGCAGGGTAGCGTACGGGATGAACACGGCAAGAGCAACAACGTGCAGATGCCCTTGCTGGTTGACGTGCCCGTGGTTTTTGTGTGCGGGGGCGGCTTCAGCCTGACCTATCCGATAAAAAAAGGGGACGAGGTCCTGGTTGTATTTTCCAGCCGCTGCATAGACGGCTGGTGGCAAGGCGGAGAATCCACGCCGCCGCCCAGCGGGCGCATGCACGATCTTTCGGACGGCATGGCCATCATTGGCCCCAGGTCACAGGCAACAAAACTAGATCCCCCAGTTGATACGGAAAACGTCCAGCTGAGGACTGACGACGGCCAAGCCACCCTGACCATGAAGCCGGATTATACGATTGAGGCAAAAAATCCGCAAGCTGGTGTGACCCTTACACCTGCTGGTGCAATCACGCTGGAGGCGGCAGATCAGGTGACAATTAAGGCCCCACAGATCACCCTGGAGGGCAATCTCACCACCACCGGGGCAGGCGGCGATGCTGGCACCGTGCAGATGAAGGGCACTATATCTCTGGATGGTTCCCTGACATCCACAGGCGACCAGGTGGCCGAAGGCAAAAGTACTGCCCACCATACGCACCCTGGTGATAGTGGTGGGACAACGGGACAACCCAAGTAA
- a CDS encoding Com family DNA-binding transcriptional regulator, with protein MQQILDDIRCPHCRKLLARGQALEMEFKCPRCGTFFVLRATRPSSEPHDGQWSKTNDSRKI; from the coding sequence ATGCAACAGATTCTTGATGACATTCGCTGCCCTCATTGCCGCAAACTGTTGGCGCGGGGGCAAGCGTTGGAGATGGAGTTTAAATGCCCGCGTTGCGGGACGTTTTTTGTACTGCGGGCCACGCGCCCCAGCTCCGAGCCACATGATGGCCAATGGAGCAAGACCAATGATTCAAGAAAAATTTGA
- a CDS encoding phage baseplate plug family protein, whose amino-acid sequence MALYEIPLTPEPQAFGITLAGRSLRLVLRWAESPAADVPGGWLLDIMDQPDDATPLICGIPLVAGCDLLAPYAYLKLGGALRISGDMPPTLDNLGDTVLLIFQTEDA is encoded by the coding sequence ATGGCACTGTACGAAATACCCCTCACCCCTGAGCCGCAAGCCTTCGGCATTACGCTGGCCGGACGTTCTTTGCGCCTGGTGCTGCGCTGGGCCGAAAGCCCAGCTGCAGATGTGCCCGGCGGCTGGCTGCTCGACATCATGGATCAGCCGGACGATGCCACGCCCTTGATCTGCGGTATTCCGCTGGTCGCTGGCTGCGACCTGCTGGCTCCCTATGCCTACCTAAAGCTAGGCGGTGCGTTGCGCATATCCGGCGATATGCCGCCAACTTTGGATAACCTGGGCGACACCGTGTTGCTGATTTTTCAGACGGAGGACGCATGA
- a CDS encoding phage protein, with the protein MSAKNKAEEGRCWLRACSLVVGGNSGSGLDLSELRITFKTKKGDLETPNSAEINVYNLSEATASRIQREFTQVLLSAGYVGNSGLIFRGNIRQVRTWRENGVDTVLAILAADGDRAYNFATVNTTLAAGSMPADRVRVCQGSMAAKGTEAGYTPDLGGQALPRGVVMYGMARQYMRDEAQNTGTDWSIQDGKVQMVPRNGYLPGQAVLLTHETGLIGTPEQTQEGITVRSLLLPTLRVGGRIKLDNKSVKRMQSPLKMAAGQTAPRLDDDGVYRILKVEFSGDTRGNDWYADMLCIGIDDTMRLPLDMAR; encoded by the coding sequence ATGAGCGCCAAAAACAAGGCTGAAGAGGGGCGATGCTGGTTGCGGGCCTGTTCGCTGGTTGTGGGAGGAAACTCCGGCAGCGGGCTGGATCTGTCCGAACTGCGCATCACGTTCAAAACCAAAAAGGGAGACCTGGAAACCCCCAACAGCGCGGAAATTAACGTCTACAACCTGTCAGAGGCCACGGCCAGCAGGATACAACGCGAATTTACGCAGGTGCTTTTGTCCGCCGGGTATGTGGGCAATTCCGGGTTGATCTTCCGGGGCAACATTCGCCAAGTGCGCACGTGGAGGGAGAACGGCGTTGACACCGTGCTGGCCATATTAGCGGCCGATGGTGACCGTGCCTACAACTTTGCCACGGTCAACACCACGTTGGCGGCGGGCAGCATGCCTGCGGACCGGGTGCGAGTGTGCCAGGGCAGCATGGCCGCCAAGGGGACAGAGGCGGGATATACCCCCGACCTCGGCGGGCAGGCACTACCGCGCGGCGTGGTCATGTACGGCATGGCCAGACAATATATGAGAGATGAGGCGCAAAACACCGGCACGGACTGGAGCATACAGGACGGCAAGGTGCAGATGGTGCCGCGCAATGGCTACTTGCCGGGGCAGGCCGTACTGCTGACTCACGAGACGGGGCTGATCGGCACACCAGAGCAAACTCAGGAAGGCATAACCGTGCGTTCCCTGCTGCTGCCCACCCTGCGCGTCGGCGGGCGCATCAAGCTGGACAACAAGAGTGTCAAACGCATGCAGAGTCCGCTCAAAATGGCCGCTGGGCAGACTGCGCCGCGTCTGGACGATGACGGTGTTTACAGAATCTTAAAAGTCGAGTTTAGCGGCGATACGCGCGGCAACGACTGGTATGCGGACATGCTGTGCATAGGCATTGACGACACCATGCGCCTTCCGCTGGATATGGCGAGGTAA
- a CDS encoding phage tail protein: MAIAYQYTVDGYFAGEAEDYGLLPNNATYTAPPKQPWDHVWPQWTGNKWVLVEDHRERKAPLFDIALAQDATDYWLPEDTNANPARHMTKPGPLPDGALTERPSKTEDELLAEARAVKTAEITAGYDAAVAASLTMPTANPTAQDVTVGAAAFAAEDAEGLAFVMQTHAKRRDELLAAVEAAETAEAVQAITVSYAV; the protein is encoded by the coding sequence ATGGCAATCGCCTACCAATATACTGTTGACGGCTACTTCGCCGGAGAAGCTGAAGATTATGGCCTGCTGCCCAACAACGCCACATACACAGCACCGCCGAAACAGCCCTGGGATCACGTCTGGCCGCAATGGACAGGCAATAAGTGGGTACTTGTGGAAGACCACCGCGAGCGCAAGGCCCCGCTGTTTGACATAGCACTGGCCCAGGATGCCACAGATTACTGGCTGCCGGAGGACACCAACGCCAATCCTGCGCGCCACATGACCAAGCCCGGTCCCCTGCCGGATGGTGCTCTGACCGAGCGCCCATCCAAAACTGAAGACGAGTTGCTGGCCGAGGCCAGGGCAGTCAAAACGGCGGAGATAACCGCAGGCTATGACGCCGCTGTAGCCGCATCGCTTACCATGCCCACGGCCAACCCAACGGCCCAGGACGTAACTGTCGGTGCAGCCGCTTTTGCTGCGGAGGATGCGGAGGGGCTCGCATTTGTCATGCAGACCCATGCGAAACGCCGCGACGAGTTACTGGCAGCCGTGGAAGCCGCCGAAACGGCTGAAGCCGTGCAGGCTATTACCGTCAGCTACGCCGTGTAA
- a CDS encoding DNA-methyltransferase, whose amino-acid sequence MLGDAKDQRSWTHWCMLWLAECWRISRDGAPLMVFTDWRQLPALTDAVQGAGWRWLGIVPWDKRAARPQLGRFRQQCEYVVFAAKGRLKSPTRACLPGLYAHPVTAARKVHLTSKPVALIHDLLAISQPGGTVLDPFMGGGSVGVACAESGRSYVGIELSAEYFAISRNRIATKQ is encoded by the coding sequence ATGTTGGGAGATGCCAAAGATCAGCGTAGCTGGACGCACTGGTGCATGCTGTGGTTGGCTGAATGTTGGCGCATCAGCCGTGATGGCGCACCGCTCATGGTGTTTACGGATTGGCGGCAGCTCCCGGCGTTGACCGATGCGGTACAAGGTGCTGGCTGGCGTTGGCTCGGCATCGTGCCATGGGATAAACGGGCCGCACGCCCGCAGCTTGGCAGGTTTCGGCAGCAATGCGAGTACGTGGTCTTCGCTGCCAAAGGCCGCCTGAAAAGCCCCACACGGGCGTGCCTACCAGGCCTGTATGCGCACCCAGTGACGGCAGCCCGTAAGGTTCATCTGACCAGTAAGCCAGTGGCGCTCATCCACGATTTGCTGGCCATTTCGCAACCAGGAGGCACCGTGCTGGACCCGTTTATGGGCGGTGGTTCGGTAGGCGTGGCTTGTGCCGAGTCTGGTCGGAGTTATGTCGGTATTGAGTTGTCGGCAGAGTATTTTGCTATCAGCCGGAATCGTATAGCCACCAAGCAGTAA
- a CDS encoding baseplate J/gp47 family protein, producing the protein MADGAYIDRDGMHLPDYATTLTTLQAKVKAIFGDDLYLEPDSQEGQLVAIFALAQQDTYSLAASVYNAFSPHTAQGAGLSRMVVINGIRRQPASYSTVVVVCVGTAGTIINGGIVEDTAGQKWDLPATVTIPTSGEISVTATAQDVGDVRAAAGEVNKIATPCRGWQSVNNPQAATPGAAVETDAALRARQAVSTALPSRTVFEGTLGAVANLKGVSRWRGYENDTSTVDANGLPPHSICMVVEGGDNSAIAEAIALKKTPGCYTMGDVEVMTRDAKGLPNVIRFYRPKAVRVRLRVTLSPLSGYLSTTGTAIKANLTAYINALTIGDDVLASRLLTPINAADASGARTFDVVSIEYCTGDASGDAATWLTGNISIAFNAAATCVVDDISLPGVE; encoded by the coding sequence ATGGCTGACGGCGCATATATCGACCGCGACGGCATGCACCTGCCCGACTACGCCACCACGCTGACCACGCTGCAAGCCAAGGTCAAAGCCATTTTTGGCGACGATCTGTATCTGGAGCCGGACAGTCAGGAGGGCCAGCTGGTAGCGATTTTTGCCCTGGCCCAGCAGGACACGTACAGCCTGGCCGCCAGCGTTTACAATGCGTTTAGTCCTCATACTGCTCAGGGCGCTGGCCTCTCGCGTATGGTTGTCATTAACGGCATACGTAGGCAGCCAGCCAGCTATAGCACTGTAGTTGTGGTTTGCGTGGGTACTGCGGGCACCATCATCAATGGGGGCATTGTGGAGGATACCGCCGGACAAAAATGGGATCTGCCCGCAACCGTCACCATCCCCACGTCTGGCGAGATAAGCGTTACAGCCACTGCCCAGGATGTCGGCGATGTGCGCGCCGCAGCTGGCGAGGTCAACAAGATTGCCACGCCATGCCGTGGCTGGCAGAGCGTCAACAACCCACAGGCCGCCACGCCTGGTGCGGCAGTTGAGACAGATGCTGCTCTGCGGGCCCGTCAGGCTGTATCCACGGCACTACCTAGCCGCACGGTATTTGAGGGTACTTTGGGGGCAGTAGCAAACCTAAAGGGAGTCAGCCGCTGGCGAGGCTACGAAAACGATACGTCTACCGTTGATGCTAACGGATTACCCCCGCACAGCATCTGCATGGTTGTGGAGGGCGGCGACAACTCTGCTATAGCCGAGGCCATAGCGCTTAAAAAAACGCCGGGCTGTTACACTATGGGCGATGTTGAAGTTATGACGCGCGATGCCAAAGGCTTGCCCAATGTCATTCGGTTTTACCGTCCTAAGGCGGTGCGCGTGCGCCTGCGAGTTACTCTCTCCCCATTGTCCGGGTATTTATCCACTACCGGCACGGCCATAAAAGCCAACCTTACGGCCTACATCAACGCGCTGACCATTGGCGATGATGTGCTTGCCAGCCGCCTGCTCACGCCTATCAATGCAGCGGACGCTTCCGGGGCGAGGACTTTTGACGTGGTAAGCATTGAGTACTGCACGGGAGATGCCAGCGGTGATGCAGCCACATGGCTAACAGGCAATATTTCCATCGCCTTCAATGCCGCCGCCACCTGCGTGGTCGATGACATCAGCCTGCCTGGGGTTGAGTGA
- a CDS encoding bifunctional folylpolyglutamate synthase/dihydrofolate synthase: MSNTFSTPADIQRHLDSLGLFHMDMGLGRMRRALAALDLARPPFVVAQVLGTNGKGSTSSFLASLALAHGCRVGLYTSPHFVSPTERIRIGGPNDAACAPWPVDDWIEPANQVMAAAPDLTYFEFLTVLALLGFARKGVELAVLEAGLGGKHDATTAVAADLMCYAPIALDHKDILGPTLADIAADKAAAIRSAAPVCSVAQFPEAAKILERAARSHNAPFIRACPVSADTRLGLSGPHQRANAGLALTAWRELAPMLGKSADDTKAQAQGLAQAFMPGRLQRVPGTDQYPPLLLDGAHNPHGMAALIKALRAEGLQPAGAVFSCLADKDWLPAAQMLKHYLGEAPMFVVTLGNHRAAAAQDIAAACNALPPATAQALPQGPQGLAKALELARALPAATEARPVLMTGSLYLLSEFFTQHPQWLLQPQVQ; this comes from the coding sequence ATGAGCAACACGTTCAGCACTCCCGCAGATATCCAGCGCCATCTGGACAGCCTGGGGCTTTTTCATATGGATATGGGCCTGGGCCGCATGCGCCGGGCTTTGGCCGCCCTTGATCTGGCTCGCCCGCCCTTTGTGGTGGCTCAGGTGCTCGGCACCAACGGCAAGGGATCAACATCGTCATTTCTGGCTTCCCTTGCCCTTGCTCACGGCTGTCGGGTGGGCCTCTACACCTCGCCGCACTTTGTCAGCCCCACAGAGCGCATCCGCATTGGCGGGCCAAATGATGCCGCCTGCGCCCCCTGGCCTGTGGATGACTGGATTGAGCCAGCCAACCAGGTCATGGCTGCCGCGCCCGATCTGACCTACTTTGAATTTCTTACGGTGCTGGCCCTGCTGGGTTTTGCCCGCAAGGGCGTGGAGCTGGCAGTGCTTGAAGCTGGCCTTGGCGGCAAACACGACGCCACAACCGCCGTCGCCGCCGACCTCATGTGCTATGCGCCCATTGCCCTTGACCACAAGGACATCCTGGGCCCCACCCTTGCCGACATTGCGGCAGACAAGGCCGCAGCCATACGCAGTGCAGCGCCCGTATGCAGCGTTGCGCAGTTTCCCGAAGCCGCAAAAATTCTTGAGCGCGCGGCCCGCAGCCACAATGCGCCCTTCATCAGGGCTTGTCCGGTTTCCGCTGATACCCGCCTTGGCCTCAGCGGCCCTCACCAGCGCGCCAACGCAGGTTTGGCCCTCACGGCATGGCGCGAGCTTGCCCCCATGCTTGGCAAGAGCGCGGACGACACGAAGGCCCAGGCTCAAGGGCTGGCGCAAGCCTTTATGCCGGGCCGCTTGCAACGGGTTCCGGGTACGGATCAGTACCCTCCCCTGCTACTTGACGGCGCCCATAATCCGCACGGCATGGCCGCGCTGATCAAGGCCCTGCGCGCCGAAGGCCTGCAACCCGCCGGAGCGGTATTTTCCTGCCTTGCAGACAAAGACTGGCTGCCCGCCGCCCAGATGCTCAAGCACTATCTGGGCGAAGCCCCCATGTTTGTGGTCACGCTTGGCAACCACCGGGCCGCAGCGGCGCAAGACATAGCCGCCGCCTGCAACGCCCTGCCCCCGGCCACGGCGCAGGCCTTGCCCCAAGGCCCTCAAGGCTTGGCAAAGGCGCTTGAACTGGCGCGCGCTCTGCCCGCCGCCACCGAAGCCCGCCCAGTGCTCATGACGGGTTCGCTGTACCTGCTTTCAGAATTTTTTACGCAGCACCCCCAATGGCTGCTGCAACCGCAGGTCCAGTAG
- a CDS encoding type I restriction enzyme HsdR N-terminal domain-containing protein has protein sequence MEFEDSIKSLAERIQKMKPNLLTEEATKTACVLPFIRLLGYDVFNPTEVEPEFIADIAGRKGEKIDYAIKSDGKAIILIECKTCGSTLDNNNCEQLHRYFTTLDARIGILTDGFRYLFFSDLEEYKKMDSRPFMEFNLEAIDATLIPELAKLRKGAFDLETALGTAKELKYNRQIKNLLLAQIEEPAEGFVDFFIRELYPGRAMKSVREQFAAFVKRAYSEFIEERVDARLKSAIAAAPKKTEQVPTQAVEEEDKITTTEEEWQAFYLVKSILMGTVSPERVFIRDAQSYCNVLLDDNRFKPLLRLHFNNIKRLRIEMFGENKEKIMQDINNLEDILQYADIIRATATRYDNG, from the coding sequence ATGGAATTTGAAGACAGCATAAAATCTCTGGCAGAAAGAATCCAAAAAATGAAGCCCAACCTTTTAACTGAAGAAGCGACAAAAACTGCTTGTGTTTTACCTTTTATTCGTTTGTTAGGGTATGATGTATTCAATCCTACAGAAGTTGAACCAGAATTTATTGCAGATATCGCAGGTCGAAAAGGAGAAAAAATCGACTATGCAATCAAAAGTGATGGCAAAGCAATCATTTTAATAGAATGCAAAACATGTGGCAGCACTCTTGATAATAATAACTGCGAACAGCTTCATCGGTATTTTACAACATTGGATGCACGGATTGGGATTCTGACGGACGGATTTCGTTATCTGTTTTTTTCAGATCTTGAAGAATATAAAAAAATGGATAGTCGTCCATTCATGGAATTCAACCTTGAAGCCATTGATGCAACGCTGATTCCTGAACTTGCCAAGCTCCGCAAGGGGGCATTTGATCTTGAAACGGCACTGGGCACGGCCAAGGAACTCAAATACAATCGGCAAATAAAAAATCTGTTGCTCGCTCAGATTGAAGAACCCGCAGAAGGCTTTGTAGATTTCTTCATACGGGAGCTATATCCAGGGCGCGCAATGAAAAGCGTTCGCGAACAGTTCGCAGCCTTTGTAAAAAGGGCATATTCAGAGTTCATTGAAGAACGTGTGGACGCCCGCCTCAAGTCTGCAATCGCCGCAGCGCCCAAAAAGACCGAACAGGTGCCGACTCAGGCCGTGGAAGAAGAGGACAAAATAACCACAACTGAAGAGGAATGGCAGGCATTTTATCTAGTGAAGTCCATTCTCATGGGCACGGTTTCACCAGAGCGCGTGTTTATCCGCGACGCCCAGAGTTATTGTAATGTGCTGTTGGATGACAACCGCTTCAAACCTCTTTTGCGTTTGCATTTCAACAACATAAAACGCTTGCGGATTGAAATGTTTGGAGAAAATAAAGAAAAAATAATGCAGGATATCAACAACCTTGAAGACATTTTGCAATATGCCGACATTATCCGCGCTACGGCAACACGGTACGATAACGGATAG
- a CDS encoding DUF2612 domain-containing protein, producing the protein MANNDYPGLVTSQHQQSRFTALVAVLTQPLVDAQTLLASLPAAFDVDTAVGVQLDAVGLWAGITRVLRVPLSGVYFAWGVEGVGWAQGIWKGPYDPESGLTSLPDDVFRRLIKARIAANAWNGSIPGAYDVWESAFADTGSIIMIQDNQDMSMVVGIAGMRPDAVTQALLMGNYIPLKPEGVRVSWYAVTQDGGPLMAWGCQSEGLAGWGMGMWPIVLRPTA; encoded by the coding sequence ATGGCGAATAACGATTACCCCGGCCTTGTAACCAGCCAGCACCAGCAATCGCGCTTTACAGCTCTGGTGGCGGTGCTGACGCAACCGCTGGTTGACGCCCAGACGCTGCTGGCATCATTGCCCGCCGCCTTTGACGTAGACACCGCCGTGGGCGTGCAGCTTGATGCCGTGGGCTTGTGGGCTGGCATTACCCGCGTGCTGCGCGTGCCCCTATCGGGCGTTTATTTTGCTTGGGGAGTTGAAGGTGTCGGCTGGGCGCAAGGCATATGGAAAGGCCCGTATGACCCTGAAAGCGGCCTCACAAGCCTGCCGGATGACGTATTTCGACGACTGATCAAAGCACGCATTGCCGCTAACGCATGGAACGGCTCAATTCCTGGAGCTTACGACGTATGGGAATCCGCGTTTGCGGATACCGGCAGCATCATAATGATACAGGATAACCAGGACATGAGCATGGTTGTGGGCATAGCGGGCATGCGACCAGATGCCGTTACCCAGGCTTTGCTCATGGGCAATTACATACCTCTCAAGCCCGAGGGTGTGCGCGTGAGCTGGTATGCCGTTACGCAGGATGGCGGCCCGCTGATGGCCTGGGGCTGTCAGTCCGAGGGACTGGCTGGCTGGGGCATGGGCATGTGGCCCATCGTGCTGCGGCCAACAGCGTAA
- a CDS encoding tyrosine-type recombinase/integrase, translating to MAQVVLFRTVARDWWERYMLQGSVDYAEESWRRLEREVMPRLGDKPLGKITAPNILTILRRIEQRGTLVVARKVKSHISQIMRYGIACGLVSRDPARDLGWALTPHKGKPRAAITEPRQIGQLMASIERYRNCQRRCSLKLAALLFVRPGELCSAAWDEIEWDTATWRIPASKMKMKRPHNVPLSRQALDILRELNLVTGKTSWLFPSRWDKTQHETGHVLNLALRRMGYGSDIMTAHGFRAMAATTLSEQGWASEVIERQLAHVDKNQVRAAYQRSDLLTERRKMLQAWADYLDLRCAQAILGR from the coding sequence ATGGCACAAGTCGTTTTATTTCGGACAGTGGCCCGAGACTGGTGGGAGCGGTACATGCTCCAAGGATCAGTTGATTATGCAGAAGAGTCGTGGCGTCGGTTGGAACGTGAGGTCATGCCCAGGCTTGGTGACAAGCCTTTGGGCAAAATTACTGCGCCTAATATTTTGACGATATTACGGCGTATTGAGCAACGCGGTACTTTAGTTGTGGCGCGCAAGGTCAAAAGCCATATCTCTCAAATTATGCGTTATGGCATCGCATGCGGGTTGGTCAGCCGTGACCCGGCCCGTGACCTTGGCTGGGCTTTGACACCTCATAAAGGCAAGCCCCGTGCCGCAATTACTGAGCCACGCCAGATCGGCCAACTCATGGCCTCGATTGAGCGTTATCGCAACTGCCAGCGCCGATGTTCCCTTAAGCTGGCTGCGTTGCTATTCGTCCGACCTGGTGAATTATGCTCGGCTGCATGGGATGAAATTGAGTGGGATACAGCTACATGGCGTATCCCCGCGAGCAAAATGAAGATGAAACGCCCGCACAATGTTCCCCTTTCGCGCCAGGCGCTGGACATTCTGCGAGAATTAAATCTAGTGACAGGCAAAACTTCGTGGCTGTTTCCGTCACGTTGGGACAAAACACAGCATGAAACAGGCCATGTCTTGAACTTGGCTCTGCGCCGCATGGGATATGGCTCGGACATCATGACAGCTCATGGTTTTCGGGCAATGGCAGCGACAACGCTATCGGAGCAAGGGTGGGCAAGTGAAGTAATAGAAAGGCAATTGGCTCACGTCGATAAAAACCAAGTACGCGCGGCATACCAACGTTCAGATCTACTGACGGAGCGGCGCAAGATGCTGCAAGCATGGGCAGACTATCTCGATCTGCGCTGTGCTCAAGCAATTTTAGGGAGGTAA
- a CDS encoding DUF6889 family protein, which yields MCRYESLKDCTLDLADIALMNDACNVQDENERRYLAALKDKDAS from the coding sequence ATGTGCCGATATGAGAGCCTCAAGGATTGTACTCTCGACCTGGCGGACATCGCATTAATGAATGACGCCTGCAACGTGCAGGACGAAAACGAGCGCCGTTACCTGGCGGCGCTCAAGGATAAGGACGCCTCCTGA